One segment of Tamlana crocina DNA contains the following:
- a CDS encoding FAD-dependent protein produces MIKDIQLRVSLKEEEISNILLVKSAEKLAINQTDISGIKVLRKSIDARKPNIVFNYKVAVFINEDVPQTSGYQFDYRDVSNAKPIHIIGFGPAGMYAALRCIELGFKPIVLERGKNVQDRRRDLRAINQHHFVNEDSNYCFGEGGAGTYSDGKLYTRSLKRGDVRRIFENLVYHGATDQILVDAHPHIGTNKLPKVVKNIRETILNYGGEIHFETRVTDFKIRENKIQSILLKNGDELDVNKVILATGHSARDIFYMLHEKEVAIEAKSFAMGVRVEHPQHIIDSIQYHCSGERSELLPAASYSLVQQVNNRGVYSFCMCPGGFIVPAATANGEVVVNGMSPSKRNNLYANSGIVVEINVDKDLLKYEKFGVLKGLEYQKDLEKLAFTAGGRSQTAPAQRLTDFVEGKLSNSLNDSSYQPGLNSSPLHSLLPKLIGSRLRKGFDAFGKKMKGYYTHEANIVGVESRTSSPVSIPRNEKLAHLQITNLYPCGEGAGYAGGIVSAAMDGERCAEAAVGSM; encoded by the coding sequence ATGATAAAAGACATTCAGCTTCGGGTTAGCTTAAAAGAGGAAGAAATCAGCAATATTCTTCTGGTAAAATCTGCTGAAAAATTAGCGATAAACCAAACTGATATTTCGGGCATTAAAGTACTTCGAAAGTCGATTGACGCACGAAAACCCAATATCGTTTTCAACTATAAAGTCGCTGTTTTTATCAACGAAGACGTTCCCCAAACTTCCGGATACCAGTTCGATTATAGGGACGTTTCAAACGCAAAACCCATTCATATCATTGGTTTTGGTCCGGCGGGAATGTACGCTGCCCTGCGTTGTATCGAATTGGGATTCAAGCCCATTGTTTTGGAGCGCGGCAAAAACGTACAAGACCGTCGTCGCGATTTACGGGCCATTAACCAGCACCATTTCGTAAACGAAGACTCCAATTACTGCTTTGGCGAAGGCGGTGCCGGCACATATAGCGACGGCAAACTGTACACCCGAAGCCTGAAACGTGGTGATGTACGCCGTATTTTCGAAAACTTGGTTTATCATGGCGCCACCGATCAAATTTTGGTAGATGCTCATCCGCATATTGGCACCAATAAACTCCCCAAAGTAGTTAAAAACATCAGGGAGACTATTTTAAATTACGGTGGCGAAATTCATTTTGAAACCCGTGTTACCGACTTTAAAATCCGGGAAAACAAAATACAATCCATTCTATTAAAAAATGGTGATGAATTGGATGTGAATAAAGTCATTTTAGCTACGGGACATTCAGCGCGCGACATCTTTTATATGCTCCACGAAAAGGAAGTGGCTATAGAAGCCAAATCGTTTGCAATGGGCGTTCGTGTCGAGCATCCGCAACACATTATCGATTCCATTCAATACCATTGTTCGGGTGAACGTTCAGAATTATTGCCAGCAGCTTCGTATAGTTTAGTGCAGCAAGTCAATAACCGTGGCGTGTACTCTTTTTGCATGTGCCCCGGTGGATTTATCGTTCCGGCAGCAACCGCCAACGGCGAAGTGGTGGTCAACGGGATGTCGCCATCCAAACGGAATAACCTTTACGCCAATTCGGGCATCGTGGTTGAAATTAATGTGGATAAAGATCTTCTCAAATATGAAAAATTCGGCGTTTTAAAAGGTTTGGAATACCAAAAGGATTTAGAAAAATTGGCCTTTACCGCTGGCGGAAGAAGCCAAACCGCACCCGCCCAACGACTCACCGATTTTGTAGAAGGCAAACTATCGAACAGCTTAAACGATTCATCGTATCAACCGGGATTAAATTCCTCACCTTTACATTCATTATTACCCAAATTGATTGGCAGCCGATTGCGAAAAGGTTTTGATGCATTCGGAAAAAAAATGAAAGGTTACTACACCCACGAAGCCAATATTGTTGGGGTAGAATCGCGAACCTCATCACCGGTTTCCATCCCCAGAAATGAAAAATTAGCGCACTTACAAATTACCAATCTTTACCCCTGTGGCGAAGGTGCTGGCTATGCTGGAGGCATAGTTTCGGCGGCTATGGATGGCGAACGTTGTGCCGAAGCGGCTGTTGGGAGCATGTAA
- the fabD gene encoding ACP S-malonyltransferase, translating to MNAYIFPGQGAQFSGMGLDLYENSPLAQELFEQANEILGFSITDTMFEGSAEDLKQTKVTQPAIFLHSVILAKTLGDSFKPDMVAGHSLGEFSALVANGTLNFEDGLKLVSQRALAMQKACELQPSTMAAVLGLDDDIVEKICATTEGVVVAANYNCPGQLVISGEVEAINKACEALKTEGAKRALVLPVGGAFHSPLMEPAREELAAAIENTTFNKPNCPIYQNVTANAVIDEAAIKTNLISQLTAPVRWTQSVQQMIADGATLFTEVGPGKVLQGLVKKINRQSETVSATFETNN from the coding sequence ATGAACGCATATATTTTTCCGGGCCAAGGGGCACAATTTTCAGGAATGGGCTTAGACCTTTACGAAAACTCACCATTGGCTCAAGAATTGTTTGAACAAGCTAACGAAATATTAGGTTTTTCCATTACCGATACCATGTTTGAAGGTTCGGCCGAAGACCTAAAACAAACAAAAGTTACCCAACCCGCTATATTTTTGCACTCCGTGATATTAGCCAAAACTTTAGGCGACAGCTTTAAGCCCGATATGGTTGCTGGGCATTCGTTAGGGGAATTTTCAGCTTTGGTAGCCAATGGTACTTTAAATTTTGAAGACGGATTAAAATTGGTTTCGCAACGTGCATTAGCTATGCAAAAAGCATGCGAATTACAACCAAGCACTATGGCTGCCGTTTTAGGTTTGGACGACGATATTGTTGAAAAAATATGCGCAACTACCGAAGGTGTAGTGGTTGCTGCAAACTACAACTGCCCCGGTCAATTAGTGATTTCAGGTGAAGTTGAAGCCATCAATAAAGCTTGTGAAGCTCTCAAAACAGAAGGAGCAAAACGTGCTTTGGTATTGCCTGTTGGCGGTGCGTTCCACTCGCCATTAATGGAGCCTGCCCGCGAAGAATTGGCGGCAGCCATCGAAAACACGACTTTCAATAAACCCAACTGCCCGATTTATCAAAATGTAACGGCCAATGCCGTGATTGATGAGGCAGCGATAAAAACAAATTTAATTTCACAGCTTACCGCTCCGGTGCGTTGGACGCAATCCGTACAACAAATGATTGCTGATGGCGCTACTCTTTTCACAGAAGTAGGTCCTGGTAAAGTTTTACAAGGTTTGGTAAAGAAAATAAACCGCCAATCTGAAACCGTTTCTGCAACTTTTGAAACCAACAACTAA
- a CDS encoding sugar O-acetyltransferase, with protein sequence MTEKEKMLAGLMYSPSDPTLMAERQKVRLLFHKFNHLSEEHLEERTKVLYEIFGEAGENLFVEPPFFCDYGSNIKAGKNVFMNFNCCILDVAEVTIGDNCMFAPNVQIYTATHPIESKARNSRKEFAKPIKIGNNVWIGGNSTICPGVTLGNNVVVGAGSVVTKSFPDDVVIAGNPAKIIKSIDNS encoded by the coding sequence ATGACCGAAAAAGAAAAAATGCTCGCCGGGTTAATGTACAGTCCGTCGGACCCCACATTAATGGCCGAACGCCAAAAAGTGCGTTTGTTATTTCATAAATTCAACCATTTAAGTGAAGAGCACTTGGAGGAACGCACCAAAGTACTTTATGAAATTTTTGGTGAAGCTGGGGAAAACTTGTTTGTAGAACCGCCATTTTTCTGTGATTATGGCTCGAACATCAAAGCAGGCAAAAACGTATTCATGAACTTTAACTGCTGCATTTTAGATGTTGCTGAAGTGACAATTGGCGACAATTGCATGTTCGCTCCCAATGTGCAAATCTATACAGCCACGCATCCCATAGAATCCAAAGCACGCAATAGCAGAAAAGAATTTGCCAAACCCATTAAAATCGGTAATAACGTTTGGATTGGTGGCAACAGTACCATTTGTCCTGGGGTGACTTTGGGAAACAACGTAGTTGTCGGGGCTGGTTCGGTGGTTACAAAAAGTTTTCCCGATGATGTGGTTATTGCCGGAAATCCAGCTAAAATCATTAAAAGCATCGATAATAGTTAA
- the galE gene encoding UDP-glucose 4-epimerase GalE yields the protein MDKILVTGGLGFIGSHTVVELQSEGYEVVIIDDLSNSSENVLEGITAITGKTPIFEKLDLKDKAGVEAFFAKHSDVKGVIHFAASKAVGESVQEPLLYYENNIGTLVYILKELKKLPEASFIFSSSCTVYGQADELPITENAPVKQAESPYGNTKQIGEEIIRDTCKVTPSLKAIALRYFNPVGAHESANIGELPIGVPQNLVPFITQTAIGLREKLSVFGDDYPTPDGTCIRDYIHVVDLAKAHVVALQRLLGNKNKSNYETFNLGTGKGSSVLEVVKAFEKVSGEKLNYQIVGRREGDIISAYADTTKANNELGWKTKLTLDDAMRSAWKWEQKVRG from the coding sequence ATGGATAAAATTTTAGTTACCGGCGGCCTTGGTTTCATTGGTTCGCACACCGTTGTAGAATTACAGAGCGAAGGCTACGAAGTAGTGATAATTGACGATTTATCGAATTCTTCGGAAAACGTATTGGAAGGCATCACCGCCATAACCGGTAAAACGCCCATTTTTGAAAAGCTCGATTTAAAGGATAAAGCCGGGGTTGAGGCCTTTTTTGCAAAACACAGCGATGTAAAAGGCGTTATTCATTTTGCGGCTAGCAAAGCCGTTGGCGAAAGCGTACAAGAGCCGTTGTTGTATTATGAAAACAACATTGGTACGCTGGTATATATTTTGAAGGAATTGAAAAAATTACCGGAAGCTAGTTTTATTTTCAGTTCGTCGTGTACGGTTTACGGTCAAGCTGATGAATTGCCAATTACTGAAAATGCTCCTGTAAAACAAGCTGAGTCGCCTTACGGAAACACCAAACAAATTGGGGAGGAAATCATTCGAGATACCTGTAAAGTAACACCAAGTCTCAAAGCCATTGCATTGCGTTATTTCAACCCAGTTGGAGCGCACGAATCTGCTAATATTGGGGAGTTGCCAATCGGAGTGCCTCAAAACTTAGTGCCGTTTATCACGCAAACGGCCATAGGATTACGTGAGAAGCTGTCTGTTTTTGGAGATGATTACCCTACGCCAGATGGTACTTGCATCCGCGATTATATCCATGTGGTCGATTTAGCGAAAGCACATGTTGTGGCACTTCAACGGTTATTGGGCAATAAAAACAAATCAAACTACGAAACCTTCAATTTAGGAACCGGTAAAGGGAGTTCTGTTTTAGAAGTGGTGAAAGCTTTTGAAAAAGTATCCGGTGAAAAACTGAACTACCAAATTGTTGGTCGTCGTGAGGGCGATATTATTTCAGCTTATGCCGACACTACAAAAGCTAATAACGAATTGGGCTGGAAAACCAAGTTGACTTTAGATGATGCCATGCGTTCGGCATGGAAATGGGAACAGAAAGTTAGAGGATAG
- a CDS encoding dihydrofolate reductase, translating into MFGKKKSSPQIDKEQLELIENAQKRIKQKKRLYVHFVLFLIGAIFLIVANTVLGIGEDVTLFGKEWFLFAILLWLFFFLYHLFNVFVTHKFMGKAWEKQQLEKLVAKQQDRIEKIKQGLVKEETLLAKSEVYNETKPKPSIKKKSTLTIIAAAAENNAIGKDNQLIWHLSDDLKRFKALTSGHHIIMGRKTFESFPKPLPNRIHVVITRQADYQAPDGVIIVNSLEDAIDASKSDKQPFIIGGGQIYKQAMGIADKIELTRVHGSFEADAFFPEIDFSVWKETNNTFHKKDSDNEFEFSFITYERK; encoded by the coding sequence ATGTTCGGAAAGAAAAAATCCAGTCCGCAAATAGACAAAGAGCAGTTAGAGCTTATTGAAAATGCCCAAAAACGCATCAAGCAAAAAAAACGCCTTTATGTTCATTTTGTATTGTTTTTAATCGGTGCCATATTTTTAATTGTAGCCAATACTGTTTTGGGTATTGGTGAAGATGTTACCCTTTTTGGTAAAGAATGGTTTTTGTTCGCTATCCTGTTATGGCTATTTTTCTTTTTGTACCACCTTTTTAATGTTTTTGTAACGCACAAATTCATGGGAAAAGCATGGGAAAAGCAACAACTTGAAAAGCTTGTGGCCAAACAGCAAGACCGTATTGAAAAAATAAAACAGGGGCTTGTAAAGGAAGAAACCCTTTTGGCCAAAAGCGAGGTCTATAACGAAACTAAGCCAAAACCCTCGATTAAAAAGAAATCGACATTGACCATTATTGCTGCGGCAGCCGAAAATAATGCCATTGGAAAAGACAACCAACTCATTTGGCATTTAAGCGACGACTTAAAACGTTTTAAGGCCTTAACCAGCGGACACCATATTATTATGGGACGCAAAACTTTTGAAAGCTTCCCAAAACCTTTACCCAACCGAATACACGTGGTGATTACACGACAAGCCGATTACCAAGCGCCCGACGGTGTTATTATTGTAAACAGTTTGGAAGATGCCATTGATGCCTCTAAAAGTGACAAACAACCATTTATTATTGGCGGCGGCCAAATTTACAAACAAGCCATGGGCATTGCAGATAAAATCGAGCTCACTCGTGTACACGGAAGTTTTGAGGCCGATGCCTTTTTCCCCGAAATAGACTTTAGCGTTTGGAAAGAAACCAACAACACCTTCCATAAAAAAGACAGCGATAACGAGTTCGAGTTTTCGTTCATTACTTACGAAAGGAAATAG
- a CDS encoding DegT/DnrJ/EryC1/StrS family aminotransferase, which yields MRKIQMVDLKGQYNYIKDVVNPSIHEVIETTAFINGPKVHEFQKNLEEYLGVKHVIPCANGTDALQIAMMGLGLKPGDEVITADFTFAATVEVIALLQLTPVLVDVNPDDFNINIEAIKKAITPKTKAIVPVHLFGQCADMEAIMNIAEEHNLFVIEDNAQAIGATYTYKNGKKVKVGTIGDVGATSFFPSKNLGCYGDGGAIFTNNDELAHTIRGIVNHGMYERYHHDVVGVNSRLDSIQAAVLNAKLPYLDRYNERRNLAATKYDEALKNIDGIITPFRSGEADNHVFHQYTLQIKGIDRDALVKHLNENDIPCGVYYPIPLHRQKAYFDDRYNEADFEVTNQLVKEVISLPMHTELDDEQIEFITSTIINFING from the coding sequence GTGAGAAAAATTCAAATGGTAGACCTAAAAGGTCAGTACAACTACATAAAAGATGTTGTTAATCCCTCAATCCACGAGGTTATTGAAACCACTGCATTTATAAACGGACCAAAGGTTCACGAATTTCAGAAAAATTTAGAGGAATATTTGGGCGTAAAGCATGTTATTCCGTGCGCCAACGGCACCGATGCGCTTCAGATTGCGATGATGGGCTTGGGCCTCAAACCCGGTGATGAGGTGATTACGGCCGATTTTACCTTTGCGGCAACTGTTGAGGTGATCGCTTTGCTGCAACTAACACCCGTTTTGGTTGATGTTAATCCAGACGATTTCAACATTAACATCGAAGCCATTAAAAAGGCCATTACACCAAAAACCAAGGCTATTGTTCCGGTGCACTTGTTCGGGCAGTGTGCTGACATGGAAGCTATAATGAACATCGCAGAAGAACACAATTTATTCGTTATTGAAGATAATGCTCAAGCCATTGGGGCTACCTACACCTATAAAAACGGAAAAAAAGTTAAAGTGGGTACTATTGGCGATGTAGGAGCGACGTCATTCTTTCCGTCTAAAAACTTGGGTTGCTATGGAGATGGTGGTGCGATTTTTACCAATAACGACGAGTTGGCCCATACCATTCGCGGTATTGTAAACCACGGGATGTATGAGCGTTACCACCACGATGTGGTAGGGGTAAATTCTAGATTGGACAGTATCCAAGCTGCGGTTTTGAATGCTAAATTGCCGTATTTGGATAGGTATAACGAAAGAAGAAATCTGGCAGCCACAAAATACGACGAAGCTTTAAAAAATATAGATGGCATTATAACACCGTTTAGGTCGGGTGAAGCTGATAATCACGTATTCCACCAATATACCTTACAGATAAAGGGGATTGACCGAGATGCGTTGGTGAAGCATTTAAACGAAAACGACATTCCGTGTGGGGTGTACTATCCCATTCCTTTGCACAGGCAAAAGGCTTATTTTGACGACAGATACAACGAAGCCGATTTTGAAGTGACCAACCAATTGGTAAAGGAAGTCATTTCATTGCCCATGCACACCGAATTGGACGACGAACAAATTGAATTTATAACTTCAACCATAATAAACTTTATAAATGGATAA
- the lspA gene encoding signal peptidase II has translation MKLSKRSIFIIVVIVLTIAADQISKVLVRANVGLRNEISPGERIPLIGDAFVLMHVENTGAFLGMGSELNETLRVLLLLVLPILVLGFVLRHIIKDKSLDKWSLFAFSSIIGGGIANVYDRIVYGKVTDFLFIDLGGVFRTGIFNLADLSVTTGMIILVLVSFRKKKTQTA, from the coding sequence ATGAAGCTCAGCAAACGCTCCATCTTTATTATTGTGGTTATTGTTTTAACCATAGCGGCCGATCAAATTTCAAAAGTATTGGTTCGAGCCAACGTCGGGTTAAGAAATGAAATTAGTCCCGGCGAACGCATTCCATTAATTGGCGATGCCTTTGTTTTAATGCACGTTGAAAATACCGGTGCCTTTTTGGGTATGGGTAGCGAACTGAACGAAACTCTGCGTGTTCTTTTATTGCTCGTACTTCCAATTTTGGTTTTGGGGTTTGTACTGCGCCATATTATAAAAGACAAAAGCTTGGATAAGTGGTCGTTATTTGCTTTTTCCAGCATTATAGGAGGAGGTATCGCCAACGTTTACGACCGCATCGTTTATGGAAAAGTAACCGATTTTCTGTTTATTGATTTGGGCGGCGTTTTTAGAACGGGCATTTTCAATCTGGCTGATCTTTCGGTCACCACGGGAATGATAATTTTGGTTCTTGTCAGTTTCAGAAAAAAGAAAACACAAACTGCATAA
- a CDS encoding SRPBCC family protein, producing the protein MAHEKITIEATIDRPIESVWAYYNQPEHIVNWNFASEDWHCPKAEIDLKVNGKMKSRMEAKDGSFGFDFEATYNIISEFKKIVYTIEDGRTVNIDFKDENGKTKVSVVFEAENMNPVDMQRDGWQAILNNFKAYAESK; encoded by the coding sequence ATGGCACACGAAAAAATCACCATTGAAGCTACAATCGACAGACCGATTGAATCAGTTTGGGCATACTACAATCAGCCAGAGCACATTGTTAACTGGAATTTTGCTTCAGAAGATTGGCATTGCCCAAAAGCTGAAATCGATTTAAAAGTAAACGGAAAAATGAAATCCCGAATGGAAGCCAAAGATGGCAGTTTTGGGTTTGATTTTGAGGCGACTTACAACATTATTTCAGAATTCAAAAAAATCGTCTATACCATTGAAGACGGCAGAACAGTGAACATCGATTTTAAGGATGAAAACGGAAAAACCAAAGTAAGCGTTGTATTTGAAGCCGAAAATATGAATCCTGTTGACATGCAACGTGATGGTTGGCAAGCCATCCTCAATAACTTTAAGGCTTACGCCGAATCGAAATAG